The following are encoded together in the Gadus chalcogrammus isolate NIFS_2021 chromosome 2, NIFS_Gcha_1.0, whole genome shotgun sequence genome:
- the cdc37 gene encoding hsp90 co-chaperone Cdc37: MSRIDYSVWDHIEVSDDEDDTHPNIDTPSLFRWRHQARVDRMDEYQKKGEDMEKALNESRRKLSDAQKKTRELASSATDDAKAELTKAQAEEKKLKKEERELEKKFDDHQREEKKMPWNVDTLSKEGFSKSVVNAKPDPSEETEEEKEHKHKTFVEKYEKEIKHFGMMHRWDDSQKYLSDRSHLVCEETANYLVIMCIDLEVEEKHALMEQVAHQTIVMQFILELAKSLKVDPRGCFRQFFAKIKTADQQYQDAFNDELESFKGRVRGRAKIRIEKAMKEYEEEERQKRIGPGGLDPVEVYESLPEEMQKCFDDKNIEMLQEVISKMDPTEAKVHMKACIESGLWVPNSRTDDAEDKEEDKEEDGAYEELKSEVEKEKVDEKKE, translated from the exons ATGTCTAGAATAGACTACAGCGTGTGGGACCACATCGAAGTCTCTGATGATGAAGACGATACACATCCCAACATCGACACACCCAGTCTATTCAGATGGCGACACCAG GCACGCGTTGATCGCATGGATGAATATCAGAAAAAAGGAGAAGACATGGAGAAGGCGCTTAATGAAAGCAGACGTAAACTGTCAGACGCGCAGAAGAAAACAAGGGAGCTCGCTAGCTCGGCCACCGATGATGCAAAGGCGGAGCTGACCAAGGCACAGGCAGAGGAAAAGAAGCTTAAAAAAGAGGAACGGGAACTGGAGAAGAAATTTGACGATCATCAAcgggaggagaagaagatgcCATGGAATGTGGATACACTCAGTAAAGAGGGTTTCAGCAAG AGTGTTGTCAACGCCAAACCCGATCCAAgtgaggagacagaggaagagaaagaacacaaacataaaacctTTGTCGAGAAGTACGAGAAGGAGATCAAACATTTTG GAATGATGCACCGGTGGGACGACAGCCAGAAATACCTCTCAGACCGGTCTCATCTAGTATGTGAGGAGACCGCCAACTACCTGGTTATCATGTGCATTGAccttgaggtggaggag AAACATGCGCTGATGGAGCAGGTGGCTCATCAGACCATTGTAATGCAATTCATTCTGGAGCTGGCCAAAAGCCTCAAGGTGGACCCACGCGGTTGTTTTCGCCAGTTCTTCGCTAAGATCAAG ACCGCCGACCAGCAGTACCAGGATGCCTTCAACGACGAGCTGGAGTCCTTCAAGGGCCGGGTGCGTGGCCGGGCCAAGATCCGCATAGAGAAGGCCATGAAGGAAtacgaggaggaagagcggcAGAAGCGCATCGGCCCCGGGGGCCTGGATCCAGTAGAGGTGTACGAGTCACTGCCGGAA gaaATGCAGAAGTGCTTTGATGACAAGAACATTGAGATGTTGCAAGAGGTTATCAGCAAAATGGACCCTACG GAGGCGAAGGTCCATATGAAGGCGTGTATAGAGTCAGGCCTCTGGGTGCCCAACTCCAGGACAGACGACGCTGAGGACAAAGAGGAGGACAAAGAGGAGGACGGAGCGTACGAGGAGCTGAAGTCGGAGGTGGAAAAAGAGAAGGTGGACGAGAAGAAGGAATGA
- the tyk2 gene encoding non-receptor tyrosine-protein kinase TYK2 isoform X1 — protein sequence MFGNRYNFRRVNSTSRRCEPPKSLGIHIYLLWTKEGDRYHSHSAGDVTAEELCMSVAEAVGITPLCSVLFALYDPLACCWYSPNHVFTPDKTSLVLHYRMRFYFRNWHGLNDKETTVSRYAPRSGSEQGPSPLLEQTALEYLFSQAKYDFVNDVVPMEEAETDEQLNQLQNESLGMAVLHLSHEAARRECSITEVSDKISFLDCIPKSFSQHIGRNNFLTRLRINRVFANFVRNFQRQTADIGRLGFQDVMYKYIYTLEHLAPNFATETFSVSHMATKRDGYGGGSNSHSFYAYGNSTSNIDALLAHEVLVSGTKGILWRKSLGQKARENSYFRKDYIKKKAKQQNSQPNDNRAKEWQHFCDFPEISHITISGEAVCISTQDNHSMEVHMNSTLEARSFVSLLDGYFRLTADAHHYLCHEVAPPRVVMSAANGLHGPMQEEFAMLRLKKEAMEDGVFLLRWSALDYHRILLAVMNSRADGSTSVHKQFRILQRGSKYSLESWDQEFSSVKELIEGLRSLVLRSGADSFTLKKCCLPRTAELSNLLLVRDKSIHPSSSDVPHMRFHQIKVKDIVQEQHMGPGTWTNIFSGRFLVTGEGNDEDEEYNNNLNDPKGNRVVLKILDQSHKEMSFAFFDTASLMSQVSHNHLVFVHGVCVGTEIIMVEEFVEFGPLDVFLRKERASVSPQWKFIAAIQLASALSYLESKKLVHGNVCAKNILVARRGLEHQTTPFVKLSDPGIALNVLSREERLERIPWIAPECVQSGAPIGNTADQWSFGVTLLEICNNGDVPMSGFTYLEKEQFYQQKGRLVEPQSPELASFISMCLTYEPVERPSFRTVLRELSNSPNLDFAPSGPFTILDQSVFHKRYLRKMRDLGEGHFGKVTLCMYDPNNDGTGEHVAVKALKHDGGGNQHECWLKEIDILKSLYHANIVKYKGCCTELAGGKVVQLIMEFLPLGSLKEYIIGCKIGVPQCLLFAGQICQGMEYLQSKRYIHRDLAARNVLVENDNLVKIGDFGLTKHIPEEKEYYRVRDDGESPVFWYAVECLRESKFSFSSDVWSFGVTLYEILTRCDPAMNPPKKLTEMLGNAHGQMVVTALISLLERRKTLPCPKDCPHEVYMLMKQCWNVDPGQRPSFKSLIESIATIRQSYEGQPNGNVSLRHIHA from the exons ATGTTTGGAAATAGATACAATTTCAGACGGGTGAACTCGACTTCGAGACGGTGTGAGCCACCAAAGAGTCTGGGTATCCACATTTATCTCTTATGGACCAAGGAAGGGGATCGCTACCATTCTCACTCAGCGGGAGATGTCACGGCAGAGGAGCTATGCATGTCTGTTGCAGAAGCTGTTG GCATCACCCCTCTGTGTTCCGTGTTGTTTGCTCTGTACGATCCTCTTGCCTGTTGCTGGTACAGTCCCAATCACGTTTTTACTCCAGATAAGACATCCCTTGTACTTCACTATCGTATGAG GTTTTACTTTCGGAATTGGCACGGGCTAAATGATAAGGAGACGACGGTCTCACGGTATGCACCGCGCTCGGGATCCGAGCAGGGACCTTCTCCTCTGCTTGAGCAGACGGCTTTGGAGTACCTATTTTCACAG GCCAAATATGATTTTGTGAATGATGTGGTGCCGATGGAGGAAGCGGAGACAGATGAGCAGCTCAATCAACTGCAAAATGAGAGCCTGGGCATGGCGGTGCTTCATCTCTCCCATGAAGCGGCCCGTAGAGAGTGTAGCATAACAGAAGTCTCCGACAAAATCAG CTTTCTGGACTGCATCCCAAAATCCTTCTCTCAACACATCGGTCGGAACAACTTCTTGACCAGGCTGAGGATCAATCGGGTGTTTGCAAACTTTGTGAGGAACTTCCAGCGGCAGACTGCGGACATTGGGAGGTTGGGATTCCAGGACGTCATGTACAAGTACATCTACACACTCGAGCACCTTGCCCCGAACTTCGCTACCGAGACCTTCTCTGTGTCCCACATGGCAACAAAGAGGGACGGCTATGGCGGCGGATCTAATAGCCACTCTTTTTACGCCTATGGGAACTCGACAAGCAACATTGACGCCCTGCTTGCGCACGAAGTGTTGGTTTCCGGCACCAAGGGAATACTGTGGAGGAAATCGCTTGGGCAAAAG GCTCGAGAGAACAGTTACTTCAGGAAGGATTACATAAAGAAGAAAGCAAAACAGCAGAACAGCCAGCCGAACGACAACAGAGCCAAGGAATGGCAACACTTCTGCGACTTCCCAGAGATATCCCACATCACCATCAGTGGCGAGGCGGTGTGCATTAGCACTCAGGATAACCACTCCATG GAAGTTCACATGAATTCCACCCTGGAGGCTCGTTCCTTCGTCTCCCTCCTCGACGGGTACTTCCGCCTGACTGCAGATGCGCACCACTACCTCTGTCATGAGGTGGCTCCACCAAGGGTGGTTATGAGTGCAGCAAATGGGCTGCACGGACCAATGCA GGAGGAGTTTGCAATGTTGAGACTCAAGAAGGAGGCGATGGAGGATGGAGTGTTTCTCCTTCGTTGGAGTGCACTCGACTACCACCGCATCTTACTGGCTGTGATGAACTCGAGGGCG GACGGTTCGACTTCAGTCCACAAGCAGTTCAGAATCCTGCAGCGGGGCTCAAAGTACTCCCTGGAGAGCTGGGACCAGGAGTTCTCCAGTGTGAAGGAGCTCATCGAAGGCCTCAGGAGCTTGGTGCTCCGATCTGGTGCCGACAGCTTTACTCTCAAGAAATGCTGTTTACCCAGGACTGCAG AGCTATCCAACCTGCTGTTGGTGAGAGAcaaatccatccatccctcgTCTTCGGATGTACCCCATATGCGCTTTcatcaaattaaagtgaaagaCATTGTAcag GAGCAGCACATGGGTCCTGGGACGTGGACAAACATCTTCTCCGGTCGTTTTCTGGTTACTGGTGAAGGAAATGACGAGGATGAAGAGTACAACAACAACCTGAACGACCCCAAGGGGAACAGAGTGGTCCTGAAGATTCTCGACCAAAGCCATAAGGAGATGTCTTTT GCATTCTTTGACACAGCCAGTCTGATGAGCCAGGTGTCCCATAATCACCTGGTGTTTGTgcatggcgtgtgtgtgggaactGAAA TCATAATGGTCGAAGAGTTTGTGGAGTTTGGGCCCTTGGATGTTTTTCTGCGGAAGGAAAGAGCCTCTGTGTCGCCTCAGTGGAAATTCATTGCTGCAATACAGCTTGCCAGTGCCCTCAGTTATCTT GAGAGTAAGAAGCTGGTTCATGGCAACGTCTGTGCCAAGAACATCCTTGTGGCCCGGCGTGGTCTGGAGCACCAAACCACTCCGTTTGTCAAACTGAGCGACCCAGGCATCGCCTTGAATGTCCTCTCCCGGGAAG AACGTCTGGAACGTATCCCGTGGATCGCCCCGGAGTGCGTTCAGAGTGGAGCGCCCATCGGGAACACGGCCGACCAGTGGAGCTTCGGTGTCACGCTGCTGGAGATCTGCAACAATGGAGACGTGCCCATGAGTGGCTTCACATACCTGGAG AAAGAGCAATTCTACCAGCAGAAGGGGCGCTTGGTCGAGCCGCAGTCCCCGGAACTGGCCAGCTTCATCAGCATGTGTCTGACCTACGAGCCTGTCGAAAGGCCCTCTTTCCGCACAGTGCTCAGGGAGCTCTCCAATAGCCCAA ATCTAGATTTCGCCCCCAGTGGCCCTTTCACCATCTTGGACCAAAGCGTTTTCCACAAGCGCTACCTAAGGAAGATGCGGGATTTAGGAGAG GGTCACTTTGGAAAGGTCACACTGTGCATGTACGACCCCAACAATGACGGCACTGGAGAACATGTGGCGGTGAAGGCATTGAAGCACGATGGAGGCGGAAATCAGCATGAATGCTGGTTGAAGGAGATCGACATCCTGAAGTCCCTCTACCACGCCAACATCGTGAAGTACAAAGGATGTTGTACTGAGCTTG CAGGTGGGAAGGTTGTGCAGCTGATCATGGAATTTCTGCCCCTGGGGAGTCTGAAAGAATACATCATTGGGTGTAAGATAGGCGTGCCACAGTGTCTCCTTTTCGCAGGGCAGATCTGCCAG GGGATGGAATACCTGCAGTCAAAACGCTACATCCACCGGGATCTGGCGGCTCGCAATGTTCTTGTGGAAAACGACAACTTGGTGAAGATCGGAGACTTCGGCCTTACCAAGCATATCCCAGAGGAAAAGGAGTACTACCGCGTCCGGGATGACGGAGAAAGCCCTGTCTTTTG GTACGCCGTCGAGTGTCTCAGGGAGAGCaagttctccttctcctcggaCGTCTGGTCATTCGGCGTGACGCTGTACGAGATCCTCACCCGCTGCGATCCCGCCATGAACCCACCGAAG AAACTGACCGAGATGCTCGGGAATGCGCACGGTCAGATGGTGGTGACGGCGTTGATCTCACTACTCGAGAGGCGGAAGACTTTGCCTTGTCCCAAAGATTGTCCCCACGAG GTGTACATGTTGATGAAGCAATGCTGGAACGTGGACCCTGGTCAACGGCCATCTTTCAAATCACTCATTGAAAGTATTGCAACCATTCGCCAGAGTTACGAAGGACAACCCAATGGGAATGTTTCCTTGCGCCATATTCACGCTTGA
- the tyk2 gene encoding non-receptor tyrosine-protein kinase TYK2 isoform X2, producing MFGNRYNFRRVNSTSRRCEPPKSLGIHIYLLWTKEGDRYHSHSAGDVTAEELCMSVAEAVGITPLCSVLFALYDPLACCWYSPNHVFTPDKTSLVLHYRMRFYFRNWHGLNDKETTVSRYAPRSGSEQGPSPLLEQTALEYLFSQAKYDFVNDVVPMEEAETDEQLNQLQNESLGMAVLHLSHEAARRECSITEVSDKISFLDCIPKSFSQHIGRNNFLTRLRINRVFANFVRNFQRQTADIGRLGFQDVMYKYIYTLEHLAPNFATETFSVSHMATKRDGYGGGSNSHSFYAYGNSTSNIDALLAHEVLVSGTKGILWRKSLGQKARENSYFRKDYIKKKAKQQNSQPNDNRAKEWQHFCDFPEISHITISGEAVCISTQDNHSMEVHMNSTLEARSFVSLLDGYFRLTADAHHYLCHEVAPPRVVMSAANGLHGPMQEEFAMLRLKKEAMEDGVFLLRWSALDYHRILLAVMNSRADGSTSVHKQFRILQRGSKYSLESWDQEFSSVKELIEGLRSLVLRSGADSFTLKKCCLPRTAELSNLLLVRDKSIHPSSSDVPHMRFHQIKVKDIVQEQHMGPGTWTNIFSGRFLVTGEGNDEDEEYNNNLNDPKGNRVVLKILDQSHKEMSFAFFDTASLMSQVSHNHLVFVHGVCVGTEIIMVEEFVEFGPLDVFLRKERASVSPQWKFIAAIQLASALSYLESKKLVHGNVCAKNILVARRGLEHQTTPFVKLSDPGIALNVLSREERLERIPWIAPECVQSGAPIGNTADQWSFGVTLLEICNNGDVPMSGFTYLEKEQFYQQKGRLVEPQSPELASFISMCLTYEPVERPSFRTVLRELSNSPNLDFAPSGPFTILDQSVFHKRYLRKMRDLGEGHFGKVTLCMYDPNNDGTGEHVAVKALKHDGGGNQHECWLKEIDILKSLYHANIVKYKGCCTELGGKVVQLIMEFLPLGSLKEYIIGCKIGVPQCLLFAGQICQGMEYLQSKRYIHRDLAARNVLVENDNLVKIGDFGLTKHIPEEKEYYRVRDDGESPVFWYAVECLRESKFSFSSDVWSFGVTLYEILTRCDPAMNPPKKLTEMLGNAHGQMVVTALISLLERRKTLPCPKDCPHEVYMLMKQCWNVDPGQRPSFKSLIESIATIRQSYEGQPNGNVSLRHIHA from the exons ATGTTTGGAAATAGATACAATTTCAGACGGGTGAACTCGACTTCGAGACGGTGTGAGCCACCAAAGAGTCTGGGTATCCACATTTATCTCTTATGGACCAAGGAAGGGGATCGCTACCATTCTCACTCAGCGGGAGATGTCACGGCAGAGGAGCTATGCATGTCTGTTGCAGAAGCTGTTG GCATCACCCCTCTGTGTTCCGTGTTGTTTGCTCTGTACGATCCTCTTGCCTGTTGCTGGTACAGTCCCAATCACGTTTTTACTCCAGATAAGACATCCCTTGTACTTCACTATCGTATGAG GTTTTACTTTCGGAATTGGCACGGGCTAAATGATAAGGAGACGACGGTCTCACGGTATGCACCGCGCTCGGGATCCGAGCAGGGACCTTCTCCTCTGCTTGAGCAGACGGCTTTGGAGTACCTATTTTCACAG GCCAAATATGATTTTGTGAATGATGTGGTGCCGATGGAGGAAGCGGAGACAGATGAGCAGCTCAATCAACTGCAAAATGAGAGCCTGGGCATGGCGGTGCTTCATCTCTCCCATGAAGCGGCCCGTAGAGAGTGTAGCATAACAGAAGTCTCCGACAAAATCAG CTTTCTGGACTGCATCCCAAAATCCTTCTCTCAACACATCGGTCGGAACAACTTCTTGACCAGGCTGAGGATCAATCGGGTGTTTGCAAACTTTGTGAGGAACTTCCAGCGGCAGACTGCGGACATTGGGAGGTTGGGATTCCAGGACGTCATGTACAAGTACATCTACACACTCGAGCACCTTGCCCCGAACTTCGCTACCGAGACCTTCTCTGTGTCCCACATGGCAACAAAGAGGGACGGCTATGGCGGCGGATCTAATAGCCACTCTTTTTACGCCTATGGGAACTCGACAAGCAACATTGACGCCCTGCTTGCGCACGAAGTGTTGGTTTCCGGCACCAAGGGAATACTGTGGAGGAAATCGCTTGGGCAAAAG GCTCGAGAGAACAGTTACTTCAGGAAGGATTACATAAAGAAGAAAGCAAAACAGCAGAACAGCCAGCCGAACGACAACAGAGCCAAGGAATGGCAACACTTCTGCGACTTCCCAGAGATATCCCACATCACCATCAGTGGCGAGGCGGTGTGCATTAGCACTCAGGATAACCACTCCATG GAAGTTCACATGAATTCCACCCTGGAGGCTCGTTCCTTCGTCTCCCTCCTCGACGGGTACTTCCGCCTGACTGCAGATGCGCACCACTACCTCTGTCATGAGGTGGCTCCACCAAGGGTGGTTATGAGTGCAGCAAATGGGCTGCACGGACCAATGCA GGAGGAGTTTGCAATGTTGAGACTCAAGAAGGAGGCGATGGAGGATGGAGTGTTTCTCCTTCGTTGGAGTGCACTCGACTACCACCGCATCTTACTGGCTGTGATGAACTCGAGGGCG GACGGTTCGACTTCAGTCCACAAGCAGTTCAGAATCCTGCAGCGGGGCTCAAAGTACTCCCTGGAGAGCTGGGACCAGGAGTTCTCCAGTGTGAAGGAGCTCATCGAAGGCCTCAGGAGCTTGGTGCTCCGATCTGGTGCCGACAGCTTTACTCTCAAGAAATGCTGTTTACCCAGGACTGCAG AGCTATCCAACCTGCTGTTGGTGAGAGAcaaatccatccatccctcgTCTTCGGATGTACCCCATATGCGCTTTcatcaaattaaagtgaaagaCATTGTAcag GAGCAGCACATGGGTCCTGGGACGTGGACAAACATCTTCTCCGGTCGTTTTCTGGTTACTGGTGAAGGAAATGACGAGGATGAAGAGTACAACAACAACCTGAACGACCCCAAGGGGAACAGAGTGGTCCTGAAGATTCTCGACCAAAGCCATAAGGAGATGTCTTTT GCATTCTTTGACACAGCCAGTCTGATGAGCCAGGTGTCCCATAATCACCTGGTGTTTGTgcatggcgtgtgtgtgggaactGAAA TCATAATGGTCGAAGAGTTTGTGGAGTTTGGGCCCTTGGATGTTTTTCTGCGGAAGGAAAGAGCCTCTGTGTCGCCTCAGTGGAAATTCATTGCTGCAATACAGCTTGCCAGTGCCCTCAGTTATCTT GAGAGTAAGAAGCTGGTTCATGGCAACGTCTGTGCCAAGAACATCCTTGTGGCCCGGCGTGGTCTGGAGCACCAAACCACTCCGTTTGTCAAACTGAGCGACCCAGGCATCGCCTTGAATGTCCTCTCCCGGGAAG AACGTCTGGAACGTATCCCGTGGATCGCCCCGGAGTGCGTTCAGAGTGGAGCGCCCATCGGGAACACGGCCGACCAGTGGAGCTTCGGTGTCACGCTGCTGGAGATCTGCAACAATGGAGACGTGCCCATGAGTGGCTTCACATACCTGGAG AAAGAGCAATTCTACCAGCAGAAGGGGCGCTTGGTCGAGCCGCAGTCCCCGGAACTGGCCAGCTTCATCAGCATGTGTCTGACCTACGAGCCTGTCGAAAGGCCCTCTTTCCGCACAGTGCTCAGGGAGCTCTCCAATAGCCCAA ATCTAGATTTCGCCCCCAGTGGCCCTTTCACCATCTTGGACCAAAGCGTTTTCCACAAGCGCTACCTAAGGAAGATGCGGGATTTAGGAGAG GGTCACTTTGGAAAGGTCACACTGTGCATGTACGACCCCAACAATGACGGCACTGGAGAACATGTGGCGGTGAAGGCATTGAAGCACGATGGAGGCGGAAATCAGCATGAATGCTGGTTGAAGGAGATCGACATCCTGAAGTCCCTCTACCACGCCAACATCGTGAAGTACAAAGGATGTTGTACTGAGCTTG GTGGGAAGGTTGTGCAGCTGATCATGGAATTTCTGCCCCTGGGGAGTCTGAAAGAATACATCATTGGGTGTAAGATAGGCGTGCCACAGTGTCTCCTTTTCGCAGGGCAGATCTGCCAG GGGATGGAATACCTGCAGTCAAAACGCTACATCCACCGGGATCTGGCGGCTCGCAATGTTCTTGTGGAAAACGACAACTTGGTGAAGATCGGAGACTTCGGCCTTACCAAGCATATCCCAGAGGAAAAGGAGTACTACCGCGTCCGGGATGACGGAGAAAGCCCTGTCTTTTG GTACGCCGTCGAGTGTCTCAGGGAGAGCaagttctccttctcctcggaCGTCTGGTCATTCGGCGTGACGCTGTACGAGATCCTCACCCGCTGCGATCCCGCCATGAACCCACCGAAG AAACTGACCGAGATGCTCGGGAATGCGCACGGTCAGATGGTGGTGACGGCGTTGATCTCACTACTCGAGAGGCGGAAGACTTTGCCTTGTCCCAAAGATTGTCCCCACGAG GTGTACATGTTGATGAAGCAATGCTGGAACGTGGACCCTGGTCAACGGCCATCTTTCAAATCACTCATTGAAAGTATTGCAACCATTCGCCAGAGTTACGAAGGACAACCCAATGGGAATGTTTCCTTGCGCCATATTCACGCTTGA